From Panicum hallii strain FIL2 chromosome 2, PHallii_v3.1, whole genome shotgun sequence, a single genomic window includes:
- the LOC112880272 gene encoding dual specificity protein kinase shkD-like, with the protein MSKNITYSPCNLETIGAGGPEAAHLRFSEALPTSVPNTSPRPPVFFVTTGQTQLLNYSFRTGEEFALGFMQDRTNIRKPLVPVISDDRTINTSFNPGGEEANISGDKPSKKLLAFPPFSETKSQGSNKRNPQEIYNSGSTRMKFLCNFGGRFLPRPIDGELRYVGGEKHLIQISREMSWQGLISKTTKLIRQAHIVKYHLPGEQVNVLISVASDDDVYHMIDECIVLEESKERPTMYLFTDEDDEHHVHFVVGSSSDEDTEAQYIALINGYGYTGPGEKLSAQGPGSTSASDLDHLMFDIDDEGSLAGRTEEASSCIRSKCSQNTVTVPPKASRIPLHKIPPIVMEQMTNQDSVIQSDEGKASSYPARNSRNIDPASSMPLELAYPSKWEQNGSNGTSRKIPELQRTATNISKIGQRAERDKGGALLRTELIIPSDENSLRIPSLSSNYSSPTQHTSPVNMLLREQTETTIQFIQSNNSTDFEKLVTEEPVGRAVYEMLASPSGDYQKPVHKCLRSDESIDTRRYSSQGDTIPYSDTDQLHNRTEWPAPTQSSEPNEAGAHVLWDNTHISVNPYTHERVFSVSTTGSIEHKLPDVICSGAVKKDNPSMPTIYVSEIVSSLSPFTSSDSKVAELQKNGPVQSSRDKQQASPSSVQEDAQIFRSTSLGGDGNNMQVGASSEEVIESFASPISQLEVREISDNKPSLPADATLGIDIISNVQIIRNEDLEDLQEMGSGAFGTVFHGRWRGTDVAIKRIKNSCFMYPSSDTDKLIVEFWREAAILSKLHHPNVLAFYGIVNNGPGGTLATVTEFMASGSLKKVLLRKEKFLDRRRRITLAMDVAIGMEYLHSKDIIHFDLKCDNLLVNLNDPSRPICKVADFGLSKVKQTTMVSGGMRGTLPWMAPEMLEWSSNMVSTKVDVYSFGIIMWEILTGQEPYAGMHHGGVIGGILSNTLRPTVPASCDPQWRELMEQCWSNEPDKRPTFTEVVSRLRLMLEANQNRPLI; encoded by the exons ATGTCAAAGAACATTACATATTCTCCATGCAATTTAGAGACAATTGGAGCTGGAGGTCCTGAAGCTGCACATCTAAGATTCTCAGAAGCTTTGCCAACAAGTGTCCCAAATACCAGCCCTAGGCCTCCAGTGTTTTTTGTTACAACTGGGCAGACACAGTTGTTGAATTACTCCTTCAGAACTGGCGAAGAGTTTGCTCTTGGATTCATGCAAGACAGGACAAATATAAGGAAGCCTTTGGTTCCAGTCATCTCTGATGACAGGACCATCAACACCAGCTTCAATCCTGGGGGGGAAGAAGCTAATATTTCTGGAGATAAACCATCAAAGAAGCTGCTGGCTTTTCCTCCATTCAGTGAAACAAAAAGTCAAGGATCAAATAAGAGGAACCCACAAGAGATATATAACTCTGGATCAACTAGAATGAAGTTTCTTTGCAACTTTGGTGGCAGATTCCTACCAAGGCCAATAGATGGCGAGCTTCGGTATGTTGGTGGTGAGAAGCATCTGATTCAGATTAGTCGGGAAATGTCATGGCAAGGACTGATCAGCAAGACAACCAAACTCATCAGGCAAGCTCACATAGTCAAGTACCACTTGCCAGGGGAACAAGTGAATGTGCTTATTTCTGTTGCCTCAGATGATGATGTTTACCAtatgattgatgagtgcattgtACTAGAAGAAAGCAAAGAAAGGCCAACTATGTACCTATTTAcggatgaagatgatgagcacCATGTACATTTTGTGGTAGGGAGCTCATCAGATGAAGATACGGAAGCACAATACATTGCTCTAATAAATGGATATGGATACACTGGACCAGGTGAGAAATTAAGTGCACAAGGTCCTGGGAGTACATCAGCCAGCGATCTGGATCACCTGATGTTTGATATTGACGACGAAGGATCATTGGCAGGCAGGACTGAAGAAGCTTCATCATGCATTAGGAGCAAGTGTTCACAAAATACTGTTACAGTTCCTCCAAAGGCATCCAGGATCCCCCTACATAAAATTCCTCCCATAGTCATGGAACAAATGACCAATCAAGACAGTGTCATACAGAGTGATGAAGGCAAGGCGAGCTCCTATCCTGCCAGAAACTCAAGAAATATTGACCCTGCTTCATCTATGCCATTGGAATTGGCATATCCATCTAAGTGGGAGCAAAATGGTAGTAATGGCACATCAAGGAAAATTCCTGAACTGCAAAGAACAGCAACCAACATTTCAAAGATAGGTCAACGTGCTGAAAGAGATAAGGGAGGCGCATTATTAAGAACAGAGCTGATCATACCATCAGATGAGAACAGTTTGAGGATTCCATCACTGAGTTCAAACTACAGCAGTCCAACACAACATACAAGTCCAGTCAACATGTTGCTGAGAGAACAGACTGAGACAACCATCCAATTTATCCAGTCCAACAATTCAACCGATTTTGAGAAGTTGGTAACAGAAGAGCCTGTTGGAAGAGCTGTATATGAAATGCTTGCATCTCCTTCAGGAGATTATCAAAAACCAGTGCACAAATGCCTGAGATCTGATGAAAGCATAGACACAAGAAGGTATAGCTCCCAAGGAGACACTATTCCTTATTCCGATACAGATCAGTTGCATAACCGGACAGAGTGGCCTGCTCCTACCCAGTCATCTGAGCCAAATGAAGCAGGAGCTCACGTTTTGTGGGACAATACACACATCAGTGTGAATCCATACACCCATGAGCGAGTATTTTCAGTGAGTACAACAGGGAGTATAGAACATAAACTTCCTGATGTTATCTGCAGTGGTGCTGTCAAGAAAGACAATCCTTCTATGCCAACTATCTATGTCAGTGAAATAGTATCTTCCCTAAGTCCGTTTACATCTTCAGATAGCAAGGTAGCTGAGCTGCAGAAAAATGGTCCTGTGCAGTCTTCAAGGGACAAACAACAAGCTTCTCCCAGTAGCGTACAAGAGGATGCACAAATTTTTAGGTCTACTTCACTTGGAGGCGATGGCAACAATATGCAAGTTGGAGCTTCATCGGAAGAAGTTATAGAAAGTTTTGCATCACCAATCTCACAGCTTGAG GTACGTGAAATCAGTGATAATAAACCATCCCTTCCTGCAGATGCAACATTGGGTATAGATATTATAAGCAATGTCCAG ATAATACGGAATGAGGACCTCGAAGATCTGCAGGAGATGGGCTCAGGTGCATTTGGAACTGTCTTTCATGGAAGATGGAGGGGAACTGATGTTGCCATCAAACGGATAAAGAATAGCTGCTTCATGTATCCATCATCAGATACAGATAAACTG ATTGTGGAGTTTTGGAGAGAAGCAGCCATCCTCTCAAAACTTCACCACCCTAATGTGCTGGCATTCTACGGGATTGTGAATAATGGGCCTGGAGGGACATTAGCAACTGTGACAGAATTCATGGCCAGTGGATCCCTCAAGAAAGTCCTTTTGCGCAAAGAAAAATTTCTGGACAGGCGCAGGCGGATAACACTTGCTATGGATGTGGCTATTGGAATGGAATACTTGCATTCCAAGGATATAATTCATTTCGACCTGAAGTGTGATAACTTACTGGTGAATCTCAATGACCCGTCTCGTCCTATATGCAAG GTAGCTGATTTTGGTTTGTCCAAGGTGAAACAAACTACAATGGTCTCTGGTGGAATGAGAGGTACTCTTCCATGGATGGCTCCTGAAATGCTTGAATGGAGCAGCAATATGGTATCAACCAAG GTTGATGTGTATTCTTTTGGAATCATAATGTGGGAAATACTCACGGGCCAGGAGCCATATGCTGGCATGCACCATGGAGGAGTTATAG GAGGAATTTTGAGCAACACATTGAGGCCAACAGTACCAGCATCATGTGATCCACAATGGAGGGAGCTGATGGAGCAGTGCTGGTCAAATGAGCCTGACAAAAGACCAACCTTCACAGAAGTGGTGAGCCGCCTCCGTTTAATGCTAGAAGCCAACCAGAACAGGCCACTGATCTAA